Proteins from one Ranitomeya variabilis isolate aRanVar5 chromosome 1, aRanVar5.hap1, whole genome shotgun sequence genomic window:
- the MELK gene encoding maternal embryonic leucine zipper kinase produces MVVHDYEELLKYYELHETIGTGGFAKVKLATHLLTGEKVAIKIMDKESLGDDLPRVKTEIEAMKNLSHQHVCRLYHVIETPKKIFMVLEYCPGGELFDYIIAKDRLSEDEARVFFRQIVSAVAYIHSQGYAHRDLKPENLLIDEDQNLKLIDFGLCARPKGGMDYHLMTCCGSPAYAAPELVQGKAYIGSEADIWSMGVLMYALMCGFLPFDDDNVMLLYKKIMRGKYEIPKWLSPGSVLLLSQMLQVDPKKRISVKHLLRHPWLFQGYPCPVEWYSKCPLGYMDEDCMTELSVYFKLSKESMSQLISEWNYDHTTATYLLLQAKKGKGKPVRLVRSLSAVEPSGSSFQDLRARNKLSFDEVETGELPYVFGSMEFSDDELFYEDCTYSSAEMITMKERTKLRAEFNSVGSAPSTPMEQKTQVKQKEDKENSDAKLSKNEGLFLHPAPWTPVTKGILTNTNVLPPGKEKNSAKKETPIKKVMETSSEMNPSISPERRCRSVDLDLNQAHLDGAQKKKGTKVFGSLERGLDKVITMLTPSKRKGYARDGPRKLRAHYNVTMTNMLSPDLLLNEIVRVLPQKNVDYVQKGYTLKCKTQSDFGKVTMQFELEVCQVNKPDLVGIRRQRLKGDAWVYKRLVEDILSSCKVTVV; encoded by the exons GGGGATTTGCTAAAGTCAAGCTTGCAACTCATCTTCTGACTGGTGAGAAAGTGGCAATCAAGATCATGGACAAAGAATCCCTAGGG gatgatTTGCCTCGCGTCAAAACGGAAATTGAAGCAATGAAGAACCTAAGTCATCAGCATGTTTGTAGACTCTATCATGTTATTGAAACCCCAAAGAAGATCTTTATGGTTCTTGAG TACTGTCCTGGTGGAGAATTATTTGATTACATTATTGCAAAAGACCGTCTTTCTGAAGATGAAGCAAGGGTGTTTTTCCGGCAGATCGTGTCTGCTGTTGCATACATTCACAGCCAAGGATATGCACATAGAGATCTAAAACCA GAAAATCTTCTTATTGATGAGGATCAGAACTTGAAACTAATAGACTTTGGACTTTGCGCAAGGCCAAAG GGTGGCATGGATTATCACTTGATGACCTGTTGTGGCAGCCCGGCATACGCAGCCCCAGAACTCGTACAGGGAAAAGCCTACATAGGGTCTGAG GCGGACATATGGAGCATGGGAGTGCTGATGTATGCACTAATGTGTGGCTTCCTACCATTTGATGATGACAATGTGATGCTCTTGTATAAAAAGATAATG AGAGGTAAATATGAAATCCCCAAGTGGCTTTCTCCTGGAAGTGTGCTGCTGCTCAGTCAGATGCTTCAG GTGGATCCCAAAAAAAGGATTTCTGTGAAGCATCTTCTGAGACACCCATGGCTCTTTCAAGGTTACCCCTGCCCTGTGGAATGGTATAGTAAATGCCCT CTTGGATACATGGATGAAGATTGCATGACAGAGCTATCTGTATATTTCAAGCTCAGTAAAGAAAGCATGTCTCAACTGATCTCTGAG TGGAATTATGATCACACTACTGCCACCTATCTGCTACTCCAAGCCAAGAAAGGCAAAGGAAAGCCTGTTCGTTTGGTGCGCTCATTATCTGCTGTGGAGCCCTCTGGTTCAAGTTTTCAGGATCTCCGG GCTCGAAACAAGTTGAGTTTCGATGAGGTTGAAACCGGTGAACTTCCATATGTATTTGGATCCATGGAGTTCTCTGATGACGAGCTCTTTTATGAAGACTGCACATACAGTAGTGCAGAAATGATCACCATGAAAGAG CGCACTAAACTTCGTGCCGAGTTCAATAGTGTGGGTTCTGCGCCTTCAACACCAATGGAGCAAAAGACTCAAGTAAAACAAAAGGAGGATAAAGAAAACTCTGATGCCAAGCTATCAAAAAATGAAGGCCTCTTTTTGCATCCAGCACCATGGACTCCAGTTACTAAGGGAATCCTTACCAACACCAATGTTCTGCCACCAGGAAAAG AGAAAAATTCAGCCAAAAAAGAAACCCCTATTAAAAAAGTGATGGAGACAAGCAGCGAAATGAACCCTTCAATAAGTCCTGAAAGACG ctgTCGCTCAGTAGATTTGGACTTGAATCAAGCACATCTGGATGGTGCCCAGAAGAAAAAAGGAACAAAGGTATTTGGAAGCCTGGAAAGAGGACTTGATAAAGTAATCACTATGTTAACACCGAGCAAACGGAAAGGATATGCAAGAGATGGACCTCGAAAGCTCAGG GCTCACTACAATGTAACCATGACCAATATGCTGAGTCCTGACCTGCTGCTAAATGAAATAGTCAGAGTGCTGCCCCAGAAGAATGTCGACTATGTACAGAAGGG GTATACTTTGAAATGCAAAACGCAGTCGGACTTTGGGAAGGTGACCATGCAGTTTGAACTAGAAGTGTGTCAAGTAAACAAGCCAGATCTCGTAGGGATCCGAAGACAGCGGCTTAAAGGTGATGCCTGGGTATACAAGAGACTAGTAGAAGACATTCTTTCCAGCTGCAAGGTTACTGTGGTCTAA